The Acipenser ruthenus chromosome 25, fAciRut3.2 maternal haplotype, whole genome shotgun sequence genome has a window encoding:
- the LOC117413352 gene encoding bone morphogenetic protein 8A-like isoform X1 encodes MAPSRATGRDGARVSLPLSLVLLCAFSSLWDACGGSFLSNSLHPSFIDRRLSGREKREMQREILSILGLPGRPRPHLPVRPPSSAPLFMLDLYHAVAPQERDGAGVSWAVQTPPLGDVISEADTVMSFVNVVEQERDPLHPRPYWKEFRFDLTPIPQGEAVTAAEFRIYKAHSYGHRGNRTLHISVYEIVKEHTNRYGRGGSRGHTNRESDLLLLDLQQVHAGDEGWLVFDVATASNRWLLNPRSNLGLRLYVETDEEHSVEPGSVGLVGRKGPRSKQPFMVTFFRQSQPGLRLPRGIRHNRKKHRGRTYDLPHPNKLPGLLDHNHISDGRHVCKRHELYVSFSELGWKDWVIAPQGYSAYYCDGECSYPLGSCMNATNHAIMQLVVHMLKPDEVPKACCAPTKLSPISVLFYDDNNNVILKKHRNMVVKACGCH; translated from the exons atGGCTCCGAGCAGGGCTACTGGCCGCGATGGGGCCCGcgtctccctgcccctctccctcgtGCTCCTGTGTGCGTTCAGCTCCCTGTGGGACGCCTGCGGGGGCAGCTTCCTGAGTAACAGCCTGCACCCCAGCTTCATCGACCGTCGGCTGAGCGGCAGGGAGAAGAGGGAGATGCAGCGGGAGATCCTCTCCATCCTGGGGCTCCCCGGCCGCCCCCGACCCCACCTGCCTGTGCGGCCCCCCTCCTCCGCCCCCCTCTTCATGCTGGACCTGTACCACGCCGTGGCCCCCCAGGAGCGGGACGGCGCGGGGGTGTCCTGGGCGGTGCAGACACCCCCCCTCGGAGATGTGATCAGTGAGGCCGACACCGTCATGAGCTTCGTCAACGTGG ttGAGCAGGAGCGTGACCCCCTGCACCCCCGCCCCTACTGGAAGGAGTTTCGCTTCGACCTGACCCCCATCCCCCAGGGCGAGGCCGTCACTGCCGCGGAGTTCCGCATCTACAAGGCTCACAGCTACGGTCACCGCGGCAACAGGACCCTGCACATCAGCGTCTACGAGATTGTCAAGGAGCATACCAACCGGTACGGGAGAGGGGGGAGCAGGGGTCATACCAACAG ggaGTCGGACCTGCTCCTGTTGGATCTGCAGCAGGTGCACGCTGGGGATGAAGGGTGGCTGGTGTTTGACGTGGCGACGGCCAGTAACCGCTGGCTGCTGAACCCTCGCAGTAACCTCGGGCTGCGACTGTACGTGGAGACTGACGAGG AGCACAGTGTGGAGCCGGGCTCGGTGGGGCTGGTGGGGAGGAAGGGCCCGCGCTCCAAGCAGCCCTTCATGGTGACGTTCTTCCGACAGAGCCAGCCGGGGCTCCGCCTGCCGCGAGGGATCCGCCACAACCGCAAGAAGCACCGCGGCCGAACATACGACCTGCCGCACCCCAATAAACTACCGGGGCTCCTCG atcacAATCACATCAGTGATGGGAGGCACGTCTGTAAGAGACACGAGCTGTACGTCAGCTTCAGTGAGCTGGGATGGAAG GACTGGGTAATCGCACCCCAGGGGTACTCTGCGTATTACTGTGACGGGGAGTGCTCCTACCCACTCGGATCCTGTATGAACGCCACCAACCACGCCATCATGCAGCTCGTG GTCCACATGCTGAAGCCAGATGAGGTTCCGAAGGCGTGCTGCGCCCCGACCAAGCTGAGCCCGATCTCCGTGCTGTTCTACGACGACAACAACAACGTGATCCTGAAGAAGCACCGGAACATGGTGGTGAAGGCGTGCGGCTGCCACTGA
- the LOC117413352 gene encoding bone morphogenetic protein 8A-like isoform X2 — MAPSRATGRDGARVSLPLSLVLLCAFSSLWDACGGSFLSNSLHPSFIDRRLSGREKREMQREILSILGLPGRPRPHLPVRPPSSAPLFMLDLYHAVAPQERDGAGVSWAVQTPPLGDVISEADTVMSFVNVVEQERDPLHPRPYWKEFRFDLTPIPQGEAVTAAEFRIYKAHSYGHRGNRTLHISVYEIVKEHTNRESDLLLLDLQQVHAGDEGWLVFDVATASNRWLLNPRSNLGLRLYVETDEEHSVEPGSVGLVGRKGPRSKQPFMVTFFRQSQPGLRLPRGIRHNRKKHRGRTYDLPHPNKLPGLLDHNHISDGRHVCKRHELYVSFSELGWKDWVIAPQGYSAYYCDGECSYPLGSCMNATNHAIMQLVVHMLKPDEVPKACCAPTKLSPISVLFYDDNNNVILKKHRNMVVKACGCH, encoded by the exons atGGCTCCGAGCAGGGCTACTGGCCGCGATGGGGCCCGcgtctccctgcccctctccctcgtGCTCCTGTGTGCGTTCAGCTCCCTGTGGGACGCCTGCGGGGGCAGCTTCCTGAGTAACAGCCTGCACCCCAGCTTCATCGACCGTCGGCTGAGCGGCAGGGAGAAGAGGGAGATGCAGCGGGAGATCCTCTCCATCCTGGGGCTCCCCGGCCGCCCCCGACCCCACCTGCCTGTGCGGCCCCCCTCCTCCGCCCCCCTCTTCATGCTGGACCTGTACCACGCCGTGGCCCCCCAGGAGCGGGACGGCGCGGGGGTGTCCTGGGCGGTGCAGACACCCCCCCTCGGAGATGTGATCAGTGAGGCCGACACCGTCATGAGCTTCGTCAACGTGG ttGAGCAGGAGCGTGACCCCCTGCACCCCCGCCCCTACTGGAAGGAGTTTCGCTTCGACCTGACCCCCATCCCCCAGGGCGAGGCCGTCACTGCCGCGGAGTTCCGCATCTACAAGGCTCACAGCTACGGTCACCGCGGCAACAGGACCCTGCACATCAGCGTCTACGAGATTGTCAAGGAGCATACCAACCG ggaGTCGGACCTGCTCCTGTTGGATCTGCAGCAGGTGCACGCTGGGGATGAAGGGTGGCTGGTGTTTGACGTGGCGACGGCCAGTAACCGCTGGCTGCTGAACCCTCGCAGTAACCTCGGGCTGCGACTGTACGTGGAGACTGACGAGG AGCACAGTGTGGAGCCGGGCTCGGTGGGGCTGGTGGGGAGGAAGGGCCCGCGCTCCAAGCAGCCCTTCATGGTGACGTTCTTCCGACAGAGCCAGCCGGGGCTCCGCCTGCCGCGAGGGATCCGCCACAACCGCAAGAAGCACCGCGGCCGAACATACGACCTGCCGCACCCCAATAAACTACCGGGGCTCCTCG atcacAATCACATCAGTGATGGGAGGCACGTCTGTAAGAGACACGAGCTGTACGTCAGCTTCAGTGAGCTGGGATGGAAG GACTGGGTAATCGCACCCCAGGGGTACTCTGCGTATTACTGTGACGGGGAGTGCTCCTACCCACTCGGATCCTGTATGAACGCCACCAACCACGCCATCATGCAGCTCGTG GTCCACATGCTGAAGCCAGATGAGGTTCCGAAGGCGTGCTGCGCCCCGACCAAGCTGAGCCCGATCTCCGTGCTGTTCTACGACGACAACAACAACGTGATCCTGAAGAAGCACCGGAACATGGTGGTGAAGGCGTGCGGCTGCCACTGA